The following are encoded together in the Bacillus sp. NP157 genome:
- a CDS encoding MFS transporter, whose amino-acid sequence MSQFSLLGKRRFAPFFWTQALGAFNDNAFRNAMVMLVAFQMALPDSEVSLYTNLAPALFILPYFLFSATAGQVAEKFEKTRIIRYVKLFEIAAMVIAAIGFHTHHISLLLVVLFLMGVHSTVFGPIKYSILPQALERSELVGGNALVETGTQLAMLVGMIVGNSLMLIAGYGTLAASLTTIGIAATGYLVSRAIPAAPATAPDLRFNWNPLSETWRVLKLTHEDRAVFNAVLGISWFWFFGTVMIAQLPNYTRHVLGGDGSVNTLVLTLFSLGTGIGSLLCEKMSRKRVEIGLVPMGAFGLTVFAIDLYFARPEVAAGASLSWTAFLGVHGAWRAALDLTLIGAFAGFYVVPLFAFVQSRAPRERLSRIIAGNNIVNALLICIASGFGIGLTAMGLDTPTIFLITGVVNIAVAVYIFTLVPEFMMRFITWVLVNTLYRVRVDGLKNVPDEGAAVVVCNHVSFMDPLILMACVRRPMRFVMYYKIFNIPVLNFIFRTAKAIPIAGRNEDPALMERAFELIDEALAEGEVVCIFPEGGLTKDGAIDTFRPGVERILERRPVPVVPLALRGMWGSIFSRRDGALRRARLPRRFWSRIELVGGAPLPVGTATAAVLEARVNELRGPHL is encoded by the coding sequence ATGTCCCAGTTCTCCTTGCTCGGCAAGCGCCGTTTCGCCCCGTTCTTCTGGACGCAGGCGCTCGGCGCGTTCAACGACAACGCATTCCGCAATGCGATGGTCATGCTGGTCGCGTTCCAGATGGCCTTGCCCGACAGCGAGGTGTCGCTTTACACCAACCTCGCCCCGGCGTTGTTCATCCTGCCGTACTTCCTGTTCTCGGCCACGGCCGGCCAGGTCGCCGAGAAGTTCGAGAAAACCCGGATCATCCGTTACGTAAAGCTGTTCGAGATCGCCGCCATGGTGATCGCGGCGATCGGCTTCCACACGCATCACATATCGCTGCTGCTGGTGGTGCTGTTCCTGATGGGCGTGCATTCGACGGTGTTCGGCCCGATCAAGTATTCAATCCTGCCGCAGGCACTCGAACGCAGCGAACTGGTCGGCGGCAATGCGCTGGTCGAGACGGGGACGCAGCTGGCGATGCTGGTCGGCATGATCGTCGGCAACTCGCTGATGCTCATCGCGGGCTACGGCACCCTGGCCGCGTCGCTGACGACGATCGGCATCGCCGCCACCGGATACCTCGTTTCACGCGCCATCCCGGCCGCGCCGGCCACGGCCCCCGACCTGCGCTTCAACTGGAATCCCCTTTCCGAAACCTGGCGCGTGCTGAAGCTCACCCACGAAGATCGCGCGGTGTTCAACGCGGTGCTGGGCATCTCGTGGTTCTGGTTCTTCGGCACGGTGATGATCGCGCAGTTGCCGAACTACACCCGCCATGTGCTCGGCGGCGACGGCTCGGTCAACACGCTGGTGCTGACGCTGTTCTCGCTGGGCACCGGCATCGGCTCGCTGTTGTGCGAAAAGATGTCGCGCAAGCGCGTGGAAATCGGCCTGGTGCCGATGGGCGCGTTCGGCCTGACCGTGTTCGCCATCGACCTGTATTTCGCCCGGCCCGAAGTCGCTGCTGGCGCCTCGCTGTCGTGGACCGCGTTCCTCGGCGTCCACGGTGCGTGGCGCGCCGCGCTCGACCTCACCCTGATCGGCGCGTTCGCCGGCTTCTACGTGGTGCCGCTGTTCGCCTTCGTGCAGAGCCGCGCGCCGCGCGAACGCCTGTCGCGGATCATCGCCGGCAACAACATCGTCAATGCGCTGCTGATCTGCATCGCCTCGGGCTTCGGCATCGGGCTCACGGCGATGGGCCTGGATACGCCGACGATCTTCCTGATCACGGGCGTGGTTAACATCGCCGTCGCGGTGTACATCTTCACGCTCGTGCCTGAATTCATGATGCGCTTCATCACCTGGGTGCTGGTCAACACCTTGTACCGGGTTCGCGTGGATGGCTTGAAGAACGTGCCGGACGAGGGCGCGGCCGTGGTGGTGTGCAACCACGTGAGCTTCATGGATCCTCTGATCCTGATGGCCTGCGTACGTCGGCCGATGCGCTTCGTCATGTATTACAAGATCTTCAACATCCCCGTGCTGAATTTCATCTTCCGCACGGCGAAGGCCATCCCGATCGCCGGCCGCAACGAAGATCCGGCGCTGATGGAGCGCGCGTTCGAACTCATCGACGAGGCGCTCGCCGAGGGCGAGGTGGTCTGCATCTTCCCCGAGGGTGGCCTGACCAAAGACGGCGCGATCGATACCTTCCGCCCTGGCGTGGAACGCATCCTCGAGCGACGGCCCGTGCCGGTCGTGCCGCTCGCGCTGCGCGGCATGTGGGGCAGCATCTTCAGCCGCCGCGACGGCGCATTGCGCCGGGCACGCCTGCCGCGCCGCTTCTGGTCCCGCATCGAACTGGTCGGCGGTGCGCCGCTACCGGTCGGCACCGCCACCGCCGCCGTCCTCGAAGCCCGCGTCAACGAACTCCGCGGCCCCCACCTGTAG
- the purD gene encoding phosphoribosylamine--glycine ligase, whose product MKVLVIGSGGREHALAWKLGQSPRVDEVIVAPGNAGTAIEPGLRNANVTVTDIDGLLALAKAEGVALTVVGPEVPLVAGVVDRFTAEGLRCFGPRAAAAQLEGSKAFAKNFLARHRIPTAHYAVFTDLEPALAHVRGTGAPIVIKADGLAAGKGVVVAMTLPEAEAALRDMLGDKAFGDASSRVVIEEFLDGEEASFIVIADGARALPMATSQDHKRRDDGDKGPNTGGMGAYSPAPVVTDEVSARVMREIIEPTLAGMAADGAPFTGFLYAGLMIDKGGAAKVIEFNVRFGDPETQPIMLRLRSDLVDLVEAALDGDVGRVQAEWDPRPSLGVVLAAGNYPGKVRAGDVITGADVDFGADVKVFHAGTATGAEGRPVTAGGRVLTVCAVGTDLADARSKAYAAVDRIHFADAFHRTDIAHRAFARGT is encoded by the coding sequence ATGAAAGTCCTCGTCATCGGTAGTGGCGGCCGCGAGCACGCCCTGGCCTGGAAGCTCGGCCAGTCGCCGCGCGTCGACGAGGTGATCGTGGCTCCGGGCAATGCGGGCACGGCGATCGAGCCGGGCCTGCGCAACGCGAACGTCACCGTGACCGACATCGACGGCCTGCTCGCGCTGGCAAAGGCCGAGGGCGTGGCGCTCACCGTGGTCGGCCCCGAAGTGCCGCTGGTCGCCGGCGTGGTCGATCGATTCACCGCCGAGGGCCTGCGCTGCTTCGGTCCGCGCGCCGCCGCCGCGCAGCTTGAGGGCAGCAAGGCCTTCGCCAAGAATTTCCTCGCCCGCCACCGGATCCCGACGGCGCACTACGCCGTGTTCACCGACCTCGAGCCCGCGCTGGCGCACGTGCGCGGCACCGGCGCACCCATCGTGATCAAGGCCGACGGCCTGGCCGCGGGCAAGGGTGTCGTCGTGGCGATGACCCTGCCGGAAGCCGAGGCGGCGCTTCGCGACATGCTCGGTGACAAGGCCTTCGGCGACGCTTCGTCGCGCGTGGTGATCGAGGAATTCCTCGACGGTGAAGAAGCCAGCTTCATCGTCATCGCCGACGGCGCGCGTGCCCTGCCGATGGCCACCAGCCAGGACCACAAGCGCCGCGACGACGGCGACAAGGGCCCCAACACGGGCGGCATGGGTGCTTACTCGCCCGCGCCGGTGGTCACCGACGAGGTGTCCGCCCGGGTGATGCGTGAGATCATCGAACCGACGCTCGCCGGCATGGCCGCCGACGGCGCGCCGTTCACCGGGTTCCTCTACGCCGGCCTGATGATCGACAAGGGCGGCGCCGCGAAGGTGATCGAATTCAATGTCCGCTTCGGCGATCCGGAAACGCAGCCGATCATGCTGCGCCTGCGTTCCGACCTCGTCGACCTGGTCGAGGCGGCGCTGGATGGCGACGTGGGTCGGGTGCAGGCCGAATGGGATCCGCGGCCGTCGCTGGGCGTCGTGCTGGCGGCGGGGAATTACCCGGGCAAGGTCCGCGCGGGCGACGTCATCACGGGTGCCGATGTCGACTTCGGCGCCGACGTGAAGGTGTTCCACGCAGGTACGGCGACGGGTGCCGAGGGCCGGCCGGTCACCGCCGGCGGCCGCGTGCTGACGGTTTGCGCGGTCGGCACGGATCTCGCCGATGCGCGGTCGAAAGCCTACGCCGCCGTCGATCGCATCCACTTCGCCGACGCGTTCCATCGCACGGACATCGCCCATCGCGCCTTCGCACGCGGGACGTGA